In one window of Deltaproteobacteria bacterium DNA:
- a CDS encoding acyl-CoA dehydrogenase: MQIDLLPEQIKLREDMRSYMAKLLTPELVKELETSEGGGPHYTKAMHQMGKDGWLGIGWAKEFGGQQRPAVEQFIFFDEVQRAGFPIPILTLNTVGPTLATFGTQEQKDFYLPKILAGDLHFSIGYTEPDAGTDLASLSTTAVLDGDEWVINGQKIWTSLAAHADYIWCAVRTDPDAKKHKGISMIIVPTDAEGFSFTPIECMGENETFACYYDNVRVPKDNLVGGLNQGWKMITTQLNHERVALMAVGPLQRFLEEITQWAKDLKLSDGRRYIDEPWVQRNLAHVCAHTEVLKLMNWRQAQNIDLGALEPAEASAIKVFGSEYFIEGYRILMEVLRESGYLKKGSAGSILDGRIERYYRALLILTFGGGTNEVQRDIIAMAGLRMPRSR; the protein is encoded by the coding sequence TGGTGGTCCCCATTACACAAAGGCTATGCACCAAATGGGTAAGGACGGCTGGCTTGGTATTGGTTGGGCGAAAGAGTTCGGGGGACAGCAAAGGCCGGCGGTTGAGCAGTTCATCTTTTTCGATGAAGTTCAGCGAGCTGGATTTCCCATTCCGATTCTCACCTTAAATACCGTTGGTCCAACATTGGCCACCTTCGGGACACAAGAGCAGAAGGACTTTTATCTTCCTAAGATTCTTGCCGGTGATTTGCATTTCTCAATTGGGTATACCGAACCTGATGCCGGTACCGATCTCGCATCGCTTTCAACGACAGCCGTGTTGGATGGCGATGAGTGGGTGATTAACGGACAGAAGATTTGGACTTCTTTGGCGGCTCATGCCGATTACATTTGGTGTGCCGTAAGGACTGACCCCGATGCTAAAAAGCATAAAGGGATTTCCATGATCATCGTGCCCACCGATGCAGAGGGTTTCTCCTTCACCCCCATTGAATGCATGGGTGAAAATGAAACCTTCGCCTGTTATTATGACAACGTTCGGGTGCCTAAAGACAACTTGGTGGGCGGCTTGAATCAAGGCTGGAAGATGATTACCACCCAGCTCAACCATGAACGTGTAGCGTTGATGGCAGTGGGTCCGCTTCAACGGTTTCTCGAAGAAATTACTCAATGGGCGAAGGATCTGAAGTTGTCGGATGGTCGTCGATATATTGATGAACCTTGGGTGCAGCGCAACCTTGCGCATGTATGCGCACATACCGAGGTACTTAAGCTTATGAATTGGCGTCAGGCACAAAACATTGATCTAGGTGCCCTGGAACCGGCTGAGGCTTCGGCGATTAAGGTCTTTGGGAGTGAGTACTTCATCGAAGGTTACCGAATTCTGATGGAAGTTCTTAGGGAGAGCGGCTATCTGAAAAAAGGTTCAGCGGGATCCATTCTAGACGGGCGTATTGAGCGTTACTACAGGGCTCTGCTTATCTTGACGTTTGGCGGCGGCACGAATGAAGTTCAACGAGATATTATTGCGATGGCAGGTCTTCGCATGCCACGGTCACGTTAG